The following nucleotide sequence is from Aspergillus luchuensis IFO 4308 DNA, chromosome 1, nearly complete sequence.
TCTCCTCGTCCTGAGTGGTCACAcgtctttttatatttattttctagcCAGCCCCTCCTGCTTGACCTCCCCTTCTCACAGGGCTTTCTTCACCTACCTGGCACGTTTTGTGTACCCTCGCTTCCCTCTCTTACTCTTATCCTCCTTGTATTAATCTCCAGGCGCTACCTTGTCAGACCAGAGCTTTTGAAACGGATTCCGGCAAGTTTGATTCTTTGTGAGGACGACATGGATCGTTTCTACCCCCCTCATGGCTTACCCTCGGATTCAATTCCATTTGGCCGTGGGCATGGTGATTTTACCAGACAAACAGAGACCCCTCCCACTTCCGTCTCGGATGGCGTTCGTTTGGACCCTTCTCACCATCGTGATCCCTGTTCGGCAATCGGGAACTGGACGTGTTCCAGCTCTGCAAGCCCTGGAGAGCCGATGTTACTGTCTCCTCAGCACCAATATCCATGGAAGATGGCGCTGCCCCCATCACTTCCAGCTCCAACCTCTCTACCAGAACGAGGGTTGCCTCGTTTACTGCCATCTCATCGTCTTGAGACACCTGCCAGACCATCCTCGTTGGCGGCAGCTGGCGGCTCCAGGACAAGGCAACTTAAGCCCGGCCTACGGCGCCTCGATGACAGCAAAGCAGCATCAGACTGGCTACGTGAGCCAggatccatctcctcatgCTCGCATGAGtctacttcttcttatcGCACTTCCTCGGGGATGTCACGGTCAGATGCTTGTGAAACGGCTTGTCCTACAGCGAGCTtgccaccaccgtcaccggCAATCTCGGCGTTAGCCTACCCGTTGCTGAAGCTGGAAACGCCGGACTCTCCCGATAGTATTGACGATAAACCTTATTCTAAGCTTATCGAAATGGCCCTCAAGACCAATCCGGAAAAGAAGCTGTCCCTTCAAGGGATATACAACTGGTTTGAACAAAACACAGCAAAGGGGAGAGATCTCAGCTCGAAAGGCTGGCAAAACAGTGTACGGCACAATTTGTCCATGAACGCAGTGAGTCCGCCTGATCTCCACTTCCCCAATCCTTATCCTTGCTTCATAACCTGTTACTGTATACTAAGACACGCTACTATACTATAGGGATTTGAGGCAGTCCGGGAAGAACCGATACCCGGAAAGAAAGCTGTGAATTACTGGCGCCTAACTAATGAAGCCATCAAAAATGGCGTCCAATCCACCACTCGGTACCGCAAGCAGGCGAGTTACAGAAAGGCCTTGGGCTCGGATCCACCGGCGCCTCAACGCCAGCGATCCGGGGCTAAGGGAGGGAAAGCTACTAAAACCAAATCAAAGTTTCGAGGGCGGATGAGCGAGGAAGAGTTGCCCAAAGGCCGATACCATCCCCGGGTGACATCACAACCGCGACCGACGAAGAATTTGTTCACGCATTACAATACCACTGCGGGAACATTGACTGGGATCACCATAATGTCACCCTTCCAAGTCTCCGGACTGACCCCGTCGGCGACTCGCTTATCCAGCGAGCCATTCGATTTGGGAAGCGTTGTTGGCTGCGCAGATCCCGCTCCATGTCCTCCCCTTTTTTGCGACATGGCGGGACCAGGGCCCGACTGTGTAGCGTTGGACTCTGGCTTTCTCGGCTGGGGAGCGGCTGTCCACTCATTTCCCACTGGCTTACTGGGTGGCCCCGGAATCTCCACGGATCTCCAGATGGGAGTATAGCATGAGCTCGGTGCAACAACACTAGATCGATAGAAAGATTTTGGCTGACTTGCATATTTGGGTGTATTGTACGACTTGATTAATAGCCCTGTCTGGCTTGGGTTTGGGGCGATGCATTGTCCCGTATCAGGATTTCGATCTTCCTCTCTTtgatcattattattttctttacggttattactattactacccCATCTCGATCTAAATCTCATTTTCTTATTCATCTGGCATCGGTCTCATTAATTTACATGTAAACTCGTCActgttttcctcttcctcactctAGGCCCAAATAACAATGTGCTATCCTTCATTGGTCCTGAACACGAATAGTCCGCGGTGGGCCTCATATCAAGAGTACGGAGGGCGAAGAGATGTGGCGCTAGAATCTCTCGacattttttctttctttctttttttattattattatttatttttatttcatttctttCCTATTTTTTGTTTCTCATTAAGACATTTCGAGACTGATCCGGTGGGTAGAAACGGGAGTAAGAAATTAGtgactggggaggggggtatAATGCTGACACCAACCGTGATGCATCTAGGAGTATGATCACCTATAAGGCGAAGGCACGCATAGAGAAAATTAGCTGAGAAGCATGAGACATGAACGACTTGGATCAACCGGATCCCGGCAAAGAATGGTCGCTATTTCTGTATGGCTCGTTCGACTAGCTGCCGACTCAGATTTCATGTCAACATCGGAGCAGTACGAATCACGCGCTGTTTGTTGGGCTTCAGGGCGACTCTGGGCTCGTCGCGTTTCCCCCTCAGGCTgtcagaaagagaaaaagtcTGGTAGCTCATCTGCATGCCCTGCATGCAGGCAGCATGTCCGGCGTATCTTTGTTCTTCCACCCTTCCATCCGCCTTTCTTTCGGATCCAGTACTTTTTCGccaaattttcttttctttttgagtTGATCGATTTGCCCGTTTTCCCTCAATCAATCGGGGAATGGGTGCCCAAGGGATCTACTAGTTTGCAGGCCCATCGCCTCTTACTAACTTTTCCAAATCTCCAGCTGCCCCTCCTtcgtctttcccctccccacggACTAAACGCAACTAAACTCTTTCGTCCCTTGTCACTTGCTTagcgaccaccaccacccatcttctcctccctccgctcGCTACCAACGACTCATAATTGCGTGCAGGACTATCATCCGAAGAACCTGTCGGGATTAGACGCTCTTATTCGGTGGAAGAATGAGCcgtcttcctctgctgccaATCAGCAATCGTGACGCGGCAGGTCTGCAATGGTAGTCTTGTCCTTCAATCTCTCGTGATTGATCTTCGTCCCCTTACCCACGCGCTCAATTTCCGATTTAATTGGACAGTAAGTAGGATATCAGCATCAGTTCTTGTCAGTGGCACGATACAAATTTGATTAGTAGTACCTGACAGGCAGCACCCTAGCTTCTGTTGCTGCatttctatctttattattatgattattatcattattattttcccACTTTgtggaaagaaaaatcctCGAACTGCTTATACCCTCGATCTGTCTATTGTTATCACCAACGGTAAAGGTACAAAGTATCTGTTTCAACGCCAGCAAAATTGACGCATTGCAGGCACTCTAGTAGCATAGCTACTGACTTAGCTTCACGTCTAGTGTGCAACTTCCACATACACCCCCGCCGTCAGTCTCCATATTTCGGAACGGGTAGCCAACGAGCAGGATAGGAATGGGTTGAAACAATAAGCAAGACTAAGGATCCGGACCACCGAGTGTCCGCTCAATGAGACACGGCGGTCCCCCAAAGAACCAGTGTTGCCAAGCATACTGGCATGTAATGGTCGTCTGCGGGATGGAAATGACGGGGCCTACGAGGTTACGAAGACACTAGAGTAGCATGCCTGCTTAGGTACAACTAGTTGCTGCATGACAGTCGCAGAGGTGTGGAGCCTTTGGCGAGGATATCGATTAGGGTGAAATCTCACCCTGCGCCTCAATGAGAAGGTACCTAGCATGACAACGCCCGCCAGTGATGCAGGCTTGGTGTCATGTCCCACTCTAGCAGACGCATGAGCTTCTTCCTGCAGATGGTGGAAGTCTCGATCCCAGTGGCAGGACTGACGCTTCTGAAGGTCAAACCAACGTCACTGACAGTGATCCGTTGTGACTGGGCTATCTGGTCGGTGGTCGCTCTCCAAGTATGCGGAGCGCTCAGGACTCAGCTCAGAAAGTCAACTGCTACCTAGCTATTCGGACACTTATCGACTTTCTCCCCGTCTCGCATACATCGGGCTGCGCTACGCTACCTTTTACTCGCTTGGGAGTAGCGCCCCTCTGCGATACTACACCCCGAGGAACGCCGGGACTAGATCATTGCGGCCCTCTGACTGGCAAGGTTCTCCCTggtcttccattcctttttcGACCCCTCTTGTCttggttttgcttttttgcttcttctccgttgTCTTGGTTCCCCGTCTGTTTCTTCATTTCCGGTGTGGTgcaccttccttcccctttagCCATCCTTCACATCAGTGGGTATCCAAGGCGGCTAGTAAACTTTGAACTTGCGCGCCCGACTTTGGTAACGCGGTGCAACTGCGCGCAAAAAGTACCTTCTGGCCCCATAGACCCCCTTCAATTTGGTTTTCCCCATTTAGTTTACGTTAATGTGACTTTTGACTTTCGAAAAAAACGGGCCGCGCCGAATGTTTAAGGCTAATCGGCAAACAGTTCGGTGCCCACCGCATGGACGGTCGGATGGAATGCATCCGCAAGTGAGTACTATGCTTAAGCACGCTTGGGCCATGTTAAGGAAACTGGTCAACTGGCACGTTGACAAGTAGATTAACCAAGGCGCTGGGTTGGAGTCTAGAATCGTGTCAGACCGGGGGCCGATATACGATTATCATGACTGACTGCCTCTGCATATTTGCTCTCACATGGccttctcatcaccaacatggCTGCCGAGATGCAAGAAACATATTTACATAGAGGCGGCTAGCGAGAAATCGGCCGAAGGATCAATGAGATTGTCCCCGTCGGTGGGAAGAACTAGTGCCAGTTGTGTCTTCCAAGAGAGCCACGAATTCCTCATATCCCTGATAGCATCCGCAAGTTGAATCAGCAGTTGGACGCCACAGAAGAACCCCCCTCTCACAGGAACCCACTCGCCTTTCCGAGTGTTCGCAATTTCTTGCCGCCCTCTTCACCAATAGGCCGTTTGGCCAATCGCAGTAGTCGTGACCTTCCAAAGGCCACAATGCGATTCAAGTCCTTGATAATTGTATAGGTATAACACTTGTGATAAATTGAGGATCTGACACAGCGTGATCCAGTCATCGTGACCAAGCAAGATACAGGATGATAATAAAATCCGATCGAGTCAGAAGTTAAGTAGTTGCCTTCTTTGCCTCCTCGGTTCGACATCAGACATTGCCAGGATGTATCCTGTATCTTGCATGAAGTGTGGCACCTCCTATCCCTGTGCCTTTTATTTGACCGGTTATAACGGTGTGATGCCTGCCAATCCCTCCGGATCCGAATAATCTACATGATGCTACTTGGTATATGCTACTTGATACTTTAGCGTCGTGATAGACAACGATAGCATCCCTTCATATTTTAGGGTTACTTGACCACGAGACTATATCTGATTCAAGACCGTCACAGCAGCGGCTAAGGCTGGTGTCACCCTCAGCACATGCCAGATGAGCCAAGCGACTGGGCCAAAGAAGCTTGCTGAGCGTGTCGCCGTATGTATCTGTCGGGCCAGGCTGGCTTGGGTAGAATCCTAATACACAAATCATATGcttttagattaatattatcatcTCATTATTATGAGAGATGGATTGCAATTCGGACTTCCCACGGATCTGGTTCTCTCACCAATACCTTCTATTCCTTTCTTTGGTCATTGCCCTCGCACCCCGCTTCGGCGAAGGGCAAGTGCATCATCCTGAATACACACATTAACAGGGCGCCCAGTGATACTCCATCGGATAGCAGAGAGGAATTTTCTAGCCACTTCTTACCCCCCACCTTACACCCCTCTCTCACCGTCTGTGAGGAGGGCACGGGATACGGAATAGTACAGGGGATGACATGGATGAGccagggagaaaagaaggcagaTGGAGCCATCCTCAGCGTCACATGTGacctttttccctcttgtcCCTTTCGCATGATCCGGAACTTCAAAATGAAGGAAATGAGCACTAACGCAGGGTGAGAGCAGTCACTCGAAGTTGGTCTGACtgttgggttgttgttgtttttgctgctgctgctgccactcgATTGGAGCTCAACGTACCAAGAATTCAACACAGCTTGCTGGTCGATCTCCCTGTCAAACAGCATCAAGAGCATGAAGCACTCCTTACTAAATTTACTACTTGCTAGCCTACTCCGCCACGATTTCAGCGCCAAGTTAATGCCCATCTGCTTACCGCATCTCGTTTCACTGACGGAAGGGCccaacagcaccaccacagcaGAAAatcagcagtagcagcagtagccgCAGGGTGGATTCTTTTCACGTCGGATGATCAACCGATCCCCGAACGACCGATGGCTAACGCGCCTGTCAGACTGTCATTCATGTCAGTCAGCTGCATGCCATCTGCAGGAGAACAGGGGTCCAGGATTATTTCAATAGTGGCCAGACTAGATGTATGCGAATCTGTCATCATGATGTATGTTTTATGAATTAATTCTTTTGCCGCCAGAATTCCttttgggggggagaggaggtgtTGGAACAATCATTGACCCGTTTTTGATCATTGCTAATTAGGTGCTTACGGTCACTCACTACTACCTCTTCACACACAATGGAAACAAAGACAGCCCGGGCATTCCGAAGCATAGAGACAATGGGTAAGTAGGGATATTAATGGATACGAGGTTACCACCGATGGACTAGGGTGGTGGtaaaactactactaccgtATGATAGTATTCccattatatattttcccTTACTCCGATgatccctcatcctctcgGTCCGATTTACTCACCTTGTCTTAGGTATGTACTACCTACCCACTTACCAATTGACTTACTTCctgtaggtagtagtatgcTATGCTGTGCTGGATAATGCCCAGACATGGCAACTATGCAGGGCAGTCAAATCATTCTGCGTTAACTACGTATCTTACCGCCAACCTATAATCAACTACGTCTACCAACCTGCCACCTAACAGAATTGTCTGGACCTGCTGTGTCAAATCCAAGGAAATATGCTCAGGTATCACAAACACCAAGCCTacccatttctttttctttcccactcATCCTGAACCAGGTGCCCGGAGTCTTGACATCCctgggtagtagtagtagcagcatttagtattttagtattgcggcttttttcttttcttttcttttctcggtgtttgcttttctctctccctccctctcaaggtacctacctacctacctttATCCTTCCCATTAAGGGCGTAGCATCCGAAGTCAGACGCGTGAAGTATGTAGTGCTCCGCGAAGCACGCTAAGTAGCGAACGGGGTGGATAGATATGTAAATAGGTACTTATGTCTCAACTCCCCCGAATTAAATAGTTCAGGATACACTATACCGCACCCGTACCTGactaaagaaatatatatatcaaccTTAAAATCAAACCTCTCACCGATAGCCAATTAACTgacttagtactactacgtaaTTTAAAACACACGTGCCGAGTGGTTTCACAGCACAACTTACACAACTTATCTTCACGACTCCGAGGAGATATGCCATCGGTTCCGCTTTCGGTTGGTTGTGCAGAGAATGGCCTtagtactactgctactactaactactattTACACAAACACACTTATGTACCTACGTAGTCACTTTGATCGATCgatttatctatctactgtATCTTGGTCGGTGGATTGGTTCGTGGGTTGgtcgattgattgattgattgcttgacTGATTTTGCATGTTGGGTGCTTGGATTGGAAagactagtactacttattTCATGCCGCTGCAGGTACGTAGTAGTTTGTTTAGGCGttcaggggaagaaggaattaTAGTTTATAGTTTGTTTAGTTTATGATATCCCGgggatcttcttcggtgtAGTCCATGGccggtgtatgtatgtatgcatcaGATATAGGGACTGGGATGACTGGGATTTGGACGGGGGTTCTACGGTGTGAGCATATCGAAGCGGAAACAAACGGGAAGAaccgaaaagaaaaaaaatatagggCAGGTCAAGGAGGGTGAAAAAAATGGAAATCTCATTTCATGAATAGAAGAATTCATTCATTGGGAACCACGACCCGTACATATTACCCCGTCGTGATCATATTTTTTTAGCCGCGCCGTTCTTTGTTCATTGAAGAATGAAAGAACCATTGAACCGAGCCAAATTTTTTGAAGAAATTTTTCCATAATTCGCTCCTCTAATCACAAAAAAACATCatttattgatatttatgATGCATTTAGCGCTTGCCGGCAGCCTTCTCCTGAGACTCCTTGAGGACCTTCTTGAcgatcttctgctcctcaaTCAGGAAAGCACGGACGATGCGGTCCTTGACGCAACCAGCGCAGCGGGAACCACCGTAGGCGCGGCTGACGTTCTTCTTGGGGCGGGAGATCTGAGCGTACTCGCGGGGGCGGAGAGCGGGGACCTATATCGGTGGAAAAGGGTGATACAATCAGCCATTTTTGCTCTTCCTTCATATCCTTTGTATTGcgaatggtggtggtggtgatgttgattgtTGTCGTTTCCTTGTGCGTTTCTTGAAGCGATCGTCCATGCACACACTCTCTCAATCCACTCATCCACATTCCAGCCCGTTCGTtcaaacacaaccaccaccgccaccattCAACATAGATAATTCGGGAGCACTCACACCAGGGAGCTTGATGCCACAGTCACCGCACTTGGGAGCagtgcccttcttcttgatgtgAAGGTAACGGAGCTCACCGCCGGGGGTCTTGATGATGCGGACCTGGTTGGACCGCGTGTTGTACCTGAAGAACAAAATCCATCAATACCCTATTCAAAAATATCTCGGcgtatatataagatttcaAGAGCAAAGGAGCGGTCCATCGCGTCGAAATCGGACAAATCGTTATTGCACCGTAGCGACcgataaagaaagaaaatttgGTGGGTGTGACAAAAGGCACGATGGGGGTAGAATCAAGAGGGAAAATTCAAACGTACGGGTTCCGGCGGCGCTgcagagaaaaagaacatTATATCAGTATTTCAtttcatataatattcagAGATTCAATATACTCACGTATTGGAGTCTGTTGTTCGCCATTTTGTCTGTCCTTGAACCTCTAGGTCGGTGGTCTCAAGAGATTGGCGGCGGCGTCGTCGGTTGTCGTCGTTGACCTCGTAGAATTCTCGCGGTAATCTGGATTTGTGTGGGTTTCGCTCGGAGCCCTGGGCGGCCGCGCTAGCGCTAATTTGGCGAGAACGCGCTAACCCCAATCCGGACTAGTACCGGCCCGAGC
It contains:
- a CDS encoding forkhead box transcription factor (COG:K;~EggNog:ENOG410PRNW;~InterPro:IPR030456,IPR001766,IPR036390,IPR036388;~PFAM:PF00250;~go_function: GO:0003700 - DNA-binding transcription factor activity [Evidence IEA];~go_function: GO:0043565 - sequence-specific DNA binding [Evidence IEA];~go_process: GO:0006355 - regulation of transcription, DNA-templated [Evidence IEA]), which translates into the protein MLLSPQHQYPWKMALPPSLPAPTSLPERGLPRLLPSHRLETPARPSSLAAAGGSRTRQLKPGLRRLDDSKAASDWLREPGSISSCSHESTSSYRTSSGMSRSDACETACPTASLPPPSPAISALAYPLLKLETPDSPDSIDDKPYSKLIEMALKTNPEKKLSLQGIYNWFEQNTAKGRDLSSKGWQNSVRHNLSMNAGFEAVREEPIPGKKAVNYWRLTNEAIKNGVQSTTRYRKQASYRKALGSDPPAPQRQRSGAKGGKATKTKSKFRGRMSEEELPKGRYHPRVTSQPRPTKNLFTHYNTTAGTLTGITIMSPFQVSGLTPSATRLSSEPFDLGSVVGCADPAPCPPLFCDMAGPGPDCVALDSGFLGWGAAVHSFPTGLLGGPGISTDLQMGV
- the RPL34 gene encoding 60S ribosomal protein eL34 (COG:J;~EggNog:ENOG410PPQN;~InterPro:IPR018065,IPR038562,IPR008195;~PFAM:PF01199;~go_component: GO:0005840 - ribosome [Evidence IEA];~go_function: GO:0003735 - structural constituent of ribosome [Evidence IEA];~go_process: GO:0006412 - translation [Evidence IEA]), yielding MANNRLQYRRRNPYNTRSNQVRIIKTPGGELRYLHIKKKGTAPKCGDCGIKLPGVPALRPREYAQISRPKKNVSRAYGGSRCAGCVKDRIVRAFLIEEQKIVKKVLKESQEKAAGKR